The following coding sequences lie in one Megalodesulfovibrio gigas DSM 1382 = ATCC 19364 genomic window:
- a CDS encoding proton-conducting transporter transmembrane domain-containing protein, with translation MSPHFPALMVTVPLLMAFITTLHGWLGGRRSFYFALFTAAACSCMGIALVVHVLEHGPVLYKLAGWAAPVGITYRVDGLNAAVLAVMSVVALYVIAGTKPAVEREHFGKEPAFYTLAQLALCGHLGMTITADAFNLYVLLEITALSGYALLAIGRPRAYHAVLNYLFIGTIGASFYLLGVGLLYIKTGTLDMLDLAQRIQPIAQEPTILAGFALMVLGMLIKMACFPVHAWLPNAYTFSSSTAASLLGPMTTKVMVYVVLRMVLTIFTPDMAYSMPAMTDLLVWAGTAAIIVGAVMALAAKDFKRMLTCIILSEVGYMVGGTWLGTRMGVTGAALHLVGDAMMTVTVFLAAACLTHQLGRIQLTDLKGAFGKMPVTMGAMAVGAIAMIGVPPTCGFFSKWYLLRAGMEQQQYAYVVALLLSSLVNVILFFRVFEIGFFEPMKAGHGHGTAGHGEDGHSDGHGSHGDGHDAIVLQEAPFSMVAVLIVAAISCIALGFATPWLVDLIDSALPPTLL, from the coding sequence ATGAGCCCCCACTTCCCGGCCTTGATGGTCACGGTGCCGCTCTTGATGGCCTTCATCACCACCCTGCATGGGTGGCTGGGCGGCAGGCGATCGTTCTACTTTGCGTTGTTCACCGCCGCTGCCTGCTCCTGCATGGGAATAGCCTTGGTGGTGCACGTACTGGAGCACGGTCCTGTTCTCTACAAGCTGGCCGGCTGGGCGGCCCCCGTCGGCATCACCTATCGCGTGGACGGCCTCAACGCCGCCGTGCTTGCGGTGATGAGTGTGGTGGCCTTGTACGTCATCGCCGGCACCAAACCAGCGGTGGAGCGCGAGCACTTCGGCAAGGAGCCAGCGTTCTATACCCTGGCGCAGCTTGCCCTGTGCGGCCACCTGGGCATGACCATCACTGCGGATGCCTTCAACCTGTACGTGTTGTTGGAAATCACGGCGCTTTCAGGCTATGCGCTGCTGGCCATCGGCCGCCCCCGCGCCTACCATGCCGTGCTGAACTACCTGTTCATCGGCACCATCGGCGCATCCTTCTATCTGCTGGGCGTGGGGCTGCTGTACATCAAGACAGGCACGCTGGACATGCTGGATCTTGCCCAGCGCATCCAGCCCATTGCGCAGGAGCCGACCATCCTTGCCGGCTTTGCCCTCATGGTCCTGGGCATGCTCATCAAGATGGCCTGCTTCCCCGTGCATGCCTGGCTGCCCAATGCCTATACGTTCTCCTCCTCCACCGCCGCCAGCCTGCTTGGCCCCATGACCACCAAGGTCATGGTGTATGTGGTGCTGCGCATGGTGCTGACGATCTTCACCCCCGATATGGCCTACAGCATGCCAGCCATGACCGACCTGCTGGTCTGGGCAGGGACGGCAGCCATCATCGTCGGGGCGGTCATGGCCCTTGCCGCCAAGGACTTCAAACGGATGCTCACCTGCATCATCCTCTCCGAGGTGGGCTACATGGTGGGCGGCACGTGGCTTGGCACCCGTATGGGCGTAACCGGCGCGGCCCTGCACTTGGTGGGCGATGCCATGATGACCGTGACAGTCTTTCTCGCTGCCGCCTGCCTGACGCATCAGCTCGGTCGCATCCAGCTGACCGACCTGAAAGGCGCATTCGGCAAGATGCCGGTAACCATGGGCGCCATGGCCGTGGGCGCCATCGCCATGATCGGCGTCCCCCCCACCTGCGGCTTTTTCAGCAAGTGGTATCTGCTGCGCGCCGGCATGGAGCAACAGCAATACGCCTATGTGGTGGCGCTGCTGCTCTCCAGTCTCGTCAACGTCATCCTGTTCTTCCGAGTGTTCGAGATCGGCTTTTTTGAACCGATGAAAGCCGGACACGGACACGGCACTGCCGGCCACGGCGAGGATGGACACAGCGATGGCCATGGCAGCCATGGCGACGGGCACGACGCCATCGTGCTGCAGGAAGCACCGTTCTCCATGGTCGCCGTTCTGATTGTGGCTGCGATCTCGTGCATCGCCCTGGGCTTCGCCACTCCCTGGCTTGTGGACCTCATCGACTCGGCCCTGCCGCCGACGCTGCTCTAG
- a CDS encoding Na(+)/H(+) antiporter subunit B translates to MKALAWISCVLLGVAMLYVATNFPDWGDPNSPASLHLSPHYIEQAIPETSVPNIVSALLADYRGYDTMFETAVVFTAAMACFFILRVLGCEVSGQQLYRHLETGILIRSARRINLPLGSSFKRVESVSQRYDFITAKVCRLMIPFLQIFGLYVIAHGHHSPGGGFQGGVILGSAWILLAISHDLQSACDRYAERKMFVFVATGVLIYAGTGVLAMLYGGNFLDYSFLGPLFGLDPVASRSFGIFVVEVGVGFTVMATMILLYNFLASAGRCDEGL, encoded by the coding sequence TTGAAAGCGCTTGCCTGGATCAGCTGTGTGCTGCTTGGCGTGGCCATGCTGTACGTGGCGACGAACTTTCCCGATTGGGGAGACCCCAATTCGCCGGCATCGTTGCATCTTTCGCCGCACTACATCGAGCAGGCCATCCCGGAAACCAGCGTGCCGAACATCGTTTCCGCACTGCTGGCCGACTACCGGGGCTACGACACCATGTTCGAAACCGCGGTGGTCTTCACTGCGGCCATGGCGTGTTTCTTCATCCTGCGGGTGCTTGGTTGCGAGGTGTCCGGCCAGCAACTGTATCGGCACCTTGAAACCGGAATCCTCATCCGCAGCGCCCGACGCATCAACCTGCCCCTGGGCTCCAGCTTCAAGCGGGTTGAGTCTGTCAGCCAGCGCTACGACTTCATCACAGCCAAAGTCTGCAGGTTAATGATTCCATTCTTGCAGATTTTCGGTCTCTACGTCATCGCCCATGGCCACCACAGCCCCGGCGGCGGGTTCCAGGGAGGCGTCATCCTTGGCTCAGCCTGGATTCTGCTGGCCATTTCCCATGATTTGCAGTCTGCCTGCGACCGATACGCCGAGCGCAAGATGTTCGTCTTTGTCGCCACTGGTGTGCTCATCTATGCCGGCACGGGCGTGCTCGCCATGCTCTACGGCGGCAACTTCCTGGATTACAGCTTCCTGGGGCCGCTCTTTGGACTTGACCCGGTCGCCTCACGCTCCTTCGGCATTTTTGTAGTGGAAGTGGGCGTCGGCTTCACCGTCATGGCCACGATGATCCTGCTGTACAACTTCCTGGCCAGCGCCGGCCGCTGCGACGAAGGACTGTAG
- a CDS encoding Na+/H+ antiporter subunit E, with protein sequence MDEHRRGNGGSNGGSLTGFVLTFIIMMLTWCILSGFFDSFHLSLGIISSLIVAWSSHDLLFSTPTSVRLSQTWRIWMGFPGYFLYLIIEIWKANIYVLKLCFAKDVERAIDPHLITFKTTLKSRLAMVTLANSITLTPGTITVEVDYDGVFTVHALDSGIAEGLLKAETNEMQTRIAKLFGEV encoded by the coding sequence ATGGATGAGCACCGTCGCGGCAATGGCGGCAGCAATGGCGGCAGCCTGACGGGTTTTGTGCTCACCTTCATCATCATGATGCTGACGTGGTGCATTCTTTCGGGATTCTTCGACTCGTTCCATCTGTCCCTGGGCATCATTTCCAGCCTGATTGTCGCCTGGAGTTCCCACGACCTGCTGTTCTCCACGCCCACCTCTGTCCGCCTGAGCCAGACATGGCGCATCTGGATGGGCTTTCCGGGCTACTTCCTCTATCTGATCATCGAAATCTGGAAGGCCAACATCTATGTCCTGAAGCTGTGCTTCGCCAAGGACGTGGAACGTGCCATCGACCCGCATCTCATCACGTTCAAGACCACCCTGAAGAGCCGGCTGGCCATGGTCACCCTGGCCAACTCCATCACCCTGACGCCGGGCACCATCACGGTGGAAGTGGACTACGACGGCGTCTTCACCGTGCATGCATTGGACAGCGGCATTGCCGAAGGCCTGCTCAAAGCGGAGACCAACGAGATGCAAACGCGCATTGCCAAGCTTTTTGGAGAGGTCTGA
- a CDS encoding cation:proton antiporter subunit C, with translation MLLDIIATKYNYAGFIFLMCIGLWAMIGKRNLPKKILGMSIFQTAIMLFYISISVKTNATLPIIDAHGAHGHDLHVRAADYLNPLPHVLMLTAIVVSVATLGVALALVQKVYREHETLEEPEILEQLRK, from the coding sequence ATGCTCCTGGACATCATCGCCACAAAATACAACTATGCTGGCTTCATCTTCCTGATGTGCATCGGGTTGTGGGCCATGATAGGCAAGCGGAACCTGCCCAAGAAGATTCTTGGAATGAGCATTTTCCAGACTGCCATCATGCTGTTCTACATTTCCATCTCCGTCAAAACCAACGCCACGCTGCCCATCATCGACGCGCATGGCGCGCATGGGCATGACCTGCATGTGCGTGCTGCAGACTATCTGAATCCCTTGCCTCACGTGTTGATGCTCACGGCCATCGTGGTCTCCGTGGCCACCCTTGGCGTGGCGCTGGCCCTGGTGCAAAAGGTGTATCGAGAGCACGAGACATTGGAAGAACCTGAAATCCTGGAACAGTTGCGGAAATGA
- a CDS encoding Na(+)/H(+) antiporter subunit B has translation MFWQIDNLVLTLVIICAIASLSIKDNLSAALFFGAYSFMMCVLWAIMGAVDVAFTEATVGAGVSTVLFIAAIFRTSRRTTD, from the coding sequence ATGTTCTGGCAGATCGACAATCTGGTGCTCACCCTGGTGATCATTTGCGCCATCGCGTCGTTGTCCATCAAGGACAACCTGTCCGCAGCCCTCTTTTTCGGTGCATACAGCTTCATGATGTGCGTGTTGTGGGCCATCATGGGCGCAGTGGACGTGGCCTTTACCGAAGCCACTGTGGGTGCCGGCGTCTCCACCGTGCTGTTCATCGCGGCCATTTTCCGCACTTCCAGGAGGACGACAGATTGA
- the mnhG gene encoding monovalent cation/H(+) antiporter subunit G → MEQAIIIVCIALNVLGLVFYTGGTVGIIRFPDFYARLHAAGKLDSLGALMMLAGCAIFELQHVNLGTVLTALKIMLIIVFIFLASPTATHAIVDAGLASRHDFWSKRKGASTPADDTPQEEN, encoded by the coding sequence ATGGAACAAGCCATCATTATAGTTTGCATCGCCCTGAACGTGCTGGGACTGGTGTTTTACACCGGCGGCACGGTCGGGATCATCCGTTTTCCAGATTTCTATGCCCGCCTGCATGCTGCCGGCAAGCTGGACAGCCTCGGCGCATTGATGATGCTGGCTGGCTGCGCCATCTTTGAACTGCAGCATGTGAATTTGGGCACGGTACTGACAGCGCTCAAGATCATGCTCATCATTGTATTCATCTTCCTTGCCAGCCCCACGGCCACGCATGCCATCGTCGATGCAGGCCTCGCCAGCCGCCACGACTTCTGGTCGAAACGCAAAGGCGCGTCCACGCCGGCCGATGACACGCCGCAGGAGGAGAACTGA
- a CDS encoding adenine nucleotide alpha hydrolase family protein, whose translation MEKHLLLTVSADREASSNLRFIRHFFDALCDLRITLFYVASRPMDQEYHFVPSALETGHQRQVPVEEIKSPEAREALQHAREWLVAEGCGAGKIETKAVYSRFGTVHDIIQEGHAGKYDAVVLGKRCVSWFEELLDDSATNRILQERIDFPVWICRRPETGLSRDVLLCLDGSEASMRMADHVGFMLGSAPRHRVQLLHVRTRAEDRSAAMFQTAREALLENGVNPQQIHEKVVASDAPAQTILQEARQGHYAVVALGRRSREGHGGEPTRQGKSVTQNLLHLIEDFALWISK comes from the coding sequence ATGGAAAAACATCTGCTGCTGACCGTCTCCGCAGACCGCGAAGCGTCGTCCAACCTTCGATTCATCCGCCATTTTTTCGACGCATTGTGCGACCTGCGCATCACGCTGTTCTACGTCGCCTCCCGGCCCATGGACCAGGAATACCACTTCGTGCCCAGCGCCCTCGAAACCGGCCATCAACGTCAGGTGCCGGTGGAGGAAATCAAATCCCCCGAGGCGCGCGAAGCCCTGCAGCATGCCCGGGAATGGCTGGTGGCTGAAGGCTGCGGCGCTGGCAAGATCGAAACCAAGGCGGTGTATTCCCGCTTCGGCACCGTGCACGACATCATCCAGGAAGGCCATGCCGGCAAGTACGACGCCGTGGTGCTGGGCAAACGGTGCGTCTCCTGGTTTGAGGAGCTGCTGGACGACTCGGCGACGAACCGGATCCTCCAGGAACGAATCGATTTCCCCGTATGGATTTGTCGCCGACCTGAGACAGGCTTATCCCGGGATGTACTCCTGTGCCTGGACGGGTCCGAGGCCTCGATGCGCATGGCAGATCACGTGGGATTCATGCTCGGCTCCGCGCCCCGGCACCGCGTGCAACTGCTGCACGTGCGCACCCGGGCCGAGGATCGCAGCGCCGCCATGTTTCAAACCGCACGGGAGGCCCTTCTGGAAAATGGCGTCAACCCACAACAAATACATGAAAAAGTGGTCGCCTCAGATGCCCCTGCCCAGACAATTTTGCAGGAGGCCCGCCAGGGACACTATGCCGTGGTGGCGCTGGGACGCCGCAGCCGGGAAGGCCATGGCGGGGAACCAACGCGCCAGGGTAAATCCGTCACCCAAAACCTCCTGCATTTGATTGAAGATTTTGCGCTGTGGATCAGCAAATGA
- a CDS encoding monovalent cation/H+ antiporter complex subunit F, with the protein MDQFFLYTGVFLVLLMIASMYRGIAGPTVLDRILSVNAIGSKTTVLLILIGFLYGRPEMFVDISLAYAMLNFIAVIAAAKYFHKRRGQNREVCYYTPPKK; encoded by the coding sequence ATGGACCAGTTTTTCCTGTACACGGGCGTGTTTCTTGTACTGCTGATGATCGCCTCCATGTACCGGGGCATCGCTGGCCCCACAGTGCTGGACCGCATCCTGTCCGTGAACGCCATCGGTTCCAAGACCACGGTGCTGCTGATTCTCATCGGCTTTCTGTACGGTCGGCCGGAAATGTTTGTGGATATTTCCCTGGCCTACGCCATGTTGAACTTCATCGCCGTCATCGCAGCGGCCAAGTATTTCCACAAGCGGCGGGGGCAGAATCGCGAAGTGTGTTACTACACGCCACCCAAGAAATAG
- a CDS encoding monovalent cation/H+ antiporter subunit D family protein, with the protein MTAPALVPSLIPLAAVLVSLFAIAGIATSRSPNIREGWTFGAAIIKFLLVLSLIPTVLAGQEPACHVATFAPGLTLALRVDAMGLLFALVSSSLWILTSCYSIGYMRTENEHAQTRYYCCFALALCATIGVAFSANLFTLYLFYELLSFATWPLVTHHQDAEARRSGRKYLGYIVGASIGLALPAMVAVFGIAGTLEFTPHGILSEAVLRPGHMTAQAGGTGIALTAGMTALLLLGFVFGFAKAGVMPFHSWLPAAMVAPTPVSALLHAVAVVKVGAFSVFRVITHVFGVDILAAFNLGNLVAAIASVTIIVASLIALSQDGLKRRLAFSTIGQLSYILLGAALLSPKALTGGLMHIALHAFGKITLFMCAGAIFVATGKSKISEMDGLGRAMPVTMAAFFLGALSIIGLPPCGGFISKWYILQGALDADQIVFMVVLLGSSLLNAAYFMPIIYRAFFKEPAAAVHFHKEFYPYQGFCVAPPAITAVISVALLIYPQPFLQLAQMAAARISGM; encoded by the coding sequence ATGACTGCTCCGGCGCTCGTACCCTCCCTGATTCCTTTGGCTGCGGTCCTGGTCAGCCTGTTCGCCATCGCCGGCATCGCCACGTCGCGATCGCCGAACATTCGCGAAGGCTGGACATTCGGCGCGGCGATCATCAAATTCCTGTTGGTGCTCTCGCTGATCCCCACCGTACTGGCCGGGCAGGAACCTGCGTGCCACGTGGCGACCTTTGCACCAGGACTGACCCTGGCGCTGCGCGTGGATGCCATGGGCCTGCTGTTCGCCCTGGTGTCCTCGTCCTTGTGGATTCTCACCAGCTGCTACTCCATCGGCTACATGCGCACGGAAAACGAGCATGCGCAGACGCGATACTATTGTTGTTTTGCGCTGGCCCTGTGCGCCACCATTGGTGTGGCTTTCTCCGCCAACCTGTTCACGCTGTACCTCTTTTACGAACTCCTGTCCTTTGCCACCTGGCCACTGGTCACACACCACCAGGATGCAGAGGCACGACGCTCCGGCCGCAAGTACCTTGGCTACATTGTAGGCGCATCCATCGGATTGGCGTTGCCAGCCATGGTGGCGGTATTCGGGATAGCTGGGACCCTGGAATTCACGCCCCACGGCATCCTGTCCGAAGCAGTCCTTCGTCCAGGCCACATGACGGCGCAGGCTGGCGGCACTGGCATCGCCCTCACCGCAGGCATGACGGCCCTGCTGCTGCTGGGGTTCGTCTTCGGCTTCGCCAAGGCCGGGGTCATGCCGTTTCATAGCTGGCTTCCGGCCGCCATGGTGGCCCCCACGCCCGTCTCCGCCCTGCTCCACGCCGTGGCAGTGGTCAAGGTCGGGGCGTTTTCCGTCTTCCGGGTCATCACCCATGTCTTCGGGGTGGACATCCTGGCCGCCTTCAATCTGGGCAATCTGGTGGCAGCCATCGCCTCGGTGACGATTATCGTGGCCTCCCTCATCGCCCTTTCCCAGGACGGCCTCAAACGCCGGTTGGCCTTTTCCACCATCGGACAGCTCTCCTACATCCTGCTGGGCGCGGCGCTGCTTTCTCCCAAAGCACTCACGGGCGGCCTCATGCACATCGCCCTGCACGCCTTCGGCAAGATCACGCTGTTCATGTGCGCCGGGGCAATCTTTGTTGCCACCGGCAAATCCAAGATCAGCGAAATGGACGGCCTCGGCCGGGCCATGCCCGTGACCATGGCTGCATTCTTCCTGGGGGCCTTGTCCATCATCGGATTGCCTCCATGCGGCGGGTTCATCAGCAAATGGTATATCCTGCAGGGAGCCTTGGACGCTGATCAGATCGTCTTCATGGTGGTACTGCTGGGCAGCTCTCTGCTGAATGCGGCGTATTTCATGCCCATCATCTATCGCGCCTTTTTCAAGGAACCTGCCGCTGCGGTGCACTTCCACAAAGAATTTTATCCATACCAGGGATTTTGCGTGGCGCCTCCCGCCATCACGGCGGTCATCAGCGTGGCCCTGCTGATTTATCCGCAACCGTTTCTGCAGCTGGCGCAAATGGCTGCGGC
- a CDS encoding TrmH family RNA methyltransferase: protein MTAKHRLPECITPERAAKVRRVATARQHDLTLVLANIHDPHNVSAVYRSCDAFGVSTVHLYYTDTAFPVLGRKTSASARKWVETQRHADAGAMVAGLHTQGMQVLCTACSEKARPLTDYDFTRPTAIILGNEHRGADPELQALAHDELYIPMMGMVQSLNVSVAAAIILYEAWRQRMAKGMYDASSLDDEALERLVQTWSAW, encoded by the coding sequence ATGACAGCAAAACACAGACTCCCAGAATGCATTACCCCGGAGCGTGCCGCCAAGGTGCGCCGTGTCGCCACAGCCAGACAGCACGACCTGACCCTGGTGTTGGCCAACATTCACGATCCGCACAATGTCTCGGCCGTGTATCGCAGCTGCGATGCCTTTGGCGTGAGCACGGTGCATCTGTATTATACGGATACCGCCTTCCCTGTGCTGGGCCGCAAAACGTCTGCCTCGGCCCGTAAATGGGTGGAGACACAGCGCCATGCGGATGCCGGGGCCATGGTGGCGGGCTTGCACACGCAGGGAATGCAAGTGTTGTGCACGGCCTGTTCGGAAAAGGCAAGACCGCTGACGGACTATGACTTCACGCGTCCCACGGCCATCATCTTGGGCAACGAGCACCGCGGGGCAGACCCGGAACTGCAAGCCCTGGCGCATGATGAACTCTACATTCCCATGATGGGCATGGTACAGAGCCTGAACGTCTCCGTGGCGGCGGCGATCATCCTCTACGAAGCGTGGCGGCAGCGCATGGCCAAGGGCATGTACGACGCCAGCAGCCTGGATGACGAGGCACTGGAACGACTGGTCCAGACGTGGAGTGCGTGGTAA